One region of Clavibacter michiganensis subsp. tessellarius genomic DNA includes:
- the gcvP gene encoding aminomethyl-transferring glycine dehydrogenase: MTAVDAGTRPATPAPVSAPDVAEESSAFAPGAFGARHIGIDSEARATMLRLLGHDSIPSLLAKAVPETIQVDRFRTEGDSVLPEAATERDALAELRRIAGRNRVRTSMIGLGYHDTITPAVITRNVLENPSWYTAYTPYQPEISQGRLEALINFQTMVAELSGLATANASMLDESTAVVEGMLLARRASKAKTPVFLIDADALPQTRALLDSRAAALGIELVAHDLATVDPAELPDAFGAFIQYPGASGRIWDPSAVIARVHEAGGLAVVAADLLALTVITSPGELGADIAVGTSQRFGVPMGFGGPHAGYLAVRAGLERQMPGRLVGVSQDAAGHPAYRLSLQTREQHIRREKATSNICTAQVLLAVMASMYAVYHGPKGLRVIARQANRGARRLVRSLATVGVEPLHAAFFDTVRVSVPGRADAILAAAAEGGVNLLRVDADTLGFSVDEATRPEDLAVVARAFGAELAEDEGATGDLSSIPELSIRTSEYLTHAVFSTHRSETGMMRYLKRLSDKDYALDRGMIPLGSCTMKLNAATEMEAVTWPEFQAIHPFAPTDDVEGYLELVLQLETWLADVTGYDTVSLQPNAGSQGELAGLLAIRGYHLANGDDARTVCLIPQSAHGTNAASAVLAGMRVVVVACDELGNVDLDDLRAKIAAHRDELAGLMITYPSTHGVYEHEVGAICAAVHEAGGQVYVDGANLNALLGFARFGDFGGDVSHLNLHKTFCIPHGGGGPGVGPVAAKAHLAPFLPGHPQAQRNVHALVQDGVVSTIEHGGAPVSAAPYGSPSILPISWAYVRMMGAEGLKQATGAAVLSANYIAARLRDHYPVLYAGEDGLVAHECILDLRPLTAATGVTVDDVAKRLVDYGFHAPTMSFPVPGTLMVEPTESEDLAEVERFIAAMIGIKQEADSVAAGEWPADDNPLRNAPHTAESVIAGEWTHAYTRERAVYPVSTLVRDKYWPPVRRIDQAYGDRNLFCACPPPEAFA; this comes from the coding sequence GTGACCGCCGTCGACGCCGGCACGCGCCCGGCCACGCCCGCCCCCGTCTCCGCGCCCGACGTGGCCGAGGAGTCCTCGGCCTTCGCGCCCGGCGCGTTCGGCGCCCGCCACATCGGCATCGACTCCGAGGCCCGCGCCACCATGCTTAGGCTTCTCGGCCACGACTCCATCCCGTCGCTCCTCGCGAAGGCCGTGCCCGAGACCATCCAGGTCGACCGCTTCCGCACCGAGGGCGACTCCGTGCTGCCCGAGGCGGCCACCGAGCGCGACGCCCTCGCCGAGCTCCGCCGCATCGCGGGCCGCAACCGCGTGCGCACCTCGATGATCGGCCTCGGCTACCACGACACGATCACGCCCGCGGTCATCACCCGCAACGTGCTCGAGAACCCGAGCTGGTACACGGCCTACACGCCGTACCAGCCCGAGATCTCGCAGGGCCGCCTCGAGGCGCTCATCAACTTCCAGACGATGGTCGCCGAGCTCTCCGGGCTCGCGACCGCGAACGCGTCCATGCTCGACGAGTCCACCGCCGTGGTGGAGGGCATGCTGCTCGCGCGCCGCGCCTCCAAGGCGAAGACGCCCGTCTTCCTCATCGACGCCGACGCCCTGCCGCAGACGCGCGCGCTCCTCGACAGCCGCGCCGCCGCGCTCGGCATCGAGCTGGTCGCGCACGACCTCGCCACGGTGGATCCCGCCGAGCTGCCCGACGCGTTCGGCGCCTTCATCCAGTACCCCGGCGCCTCCGGCCGCATCTGGGACCCCAGCGCCGTCATCGCGCGCGTGCACGAGGCGGGCGGCCTCGCGGTCGTCGCGGCCGACCTGCTCGCCCTCACGGTGATCACGTCGCCCGGCGAGCTGGGCGCGGACATCGCGGTCGGCACCTCGCAGCGCTTCGGCGTGCCCATGGGCTTCGGCGGTCCGCACGCGGGCTACCTCGCCGTGCGCGCCGGCCTCGAGCGCCAGATGCCCGGCCGCCTCGTGGGCGTCAGCCAGGACGCGGCCGGCCATCCCGCCTACCGCCTGTCGCTCCAGACGCGCGAGCAGCACATCCGCCGCGAGAAGGCCACCAGCAACATCTGCACCGCGCAGGTGCTCCTCGCCGTGATGGCCTCGATGTACGCGGTCTACCACGGGCCGAAGGGCCTCCGCGTCATCGCGCGCCAGGCCAACCGGGGCGCCCGCCGCCTCGTCCGCTCGCTGGCGACCGTCGGCGTCGAGCCGCTGCACGCCGCGTTCTTCGACACCGTGCGCGTCTCCGTGCCCGGCCGTGCGGACGCGATCCTCGCGGCCGCGGCCGAGGGCGGGGTCAACCTGCTCCGCGTGGACGCCGACACCCTCGGCTTCAGCGTCGACGAGGCCACGCGCCCCGAGGACCTCGCGGTCGTCGCGCGCGCGTTCGGCGCCGAGCTCGCGGAGGACGAGGGCGCGACCGGCGACCTCTCGTCGATCCCCGAGCTGTCGATCCGCACGAGCGAGTACCTCACGCACGCCGTCTTCTCCACGCACCGCTCCGAGACCGGCATGATGCGGTACCTCAAGCGCCTCTCCGACAAGGACTACGCGCTCGACCGCGGCATGATCCCGCTCGGCTCCTGCACCATGAAGCTCAACGCGGCCACCGAGATGGAGGCGGTGACCTGGCCCGAGTTCCAGGCCATCCACCCCTTCGCGCCCACGGACGACGTCGAGGGCTACCTGGAGCTGGTCCTCCAGCTGGAGACCTGGCTCGCCGACGTCACGGGCTACGACACCGTGAGCCTCCAGCCGAACGCCGGCAGCCAGGGCGAGCTCGCGGGCCTCCTCGCGATCCGCGGCTACCACCTCGCGAACGGCGACGACGCGCGCACGGTCTGCCTCATCCCGCAGAGCGCCCACGGCACGAACGCGGCCAGCGCCGTGCTCGCCGGCATGCGCGTCGTGGTCGTCGCGTGCGACGAGCTCGGCAACGTCGACCTCGACGACCTGCGCGCGAAGATCGCCGCGCACCGCGACGAGCTCGCCGGGCTGATGATCACGTACCCCTCCACCCACGGCGTCTACGAGCACGAGGTCGGCGCGATCTGCGCGGCCGTGCACGAGGCCGGCGGCCAGGTCTACGTCGACGGCGCGAACCTCAACGCGCTCCTCGGCTTCGCCCGCTTCGGCGACTTCGGCGGCGACGTCTCGCACCTCAACCTGCACAAGACGTTCTGCATCCCGCACGGCGGCGGCGGACCCGGCGTCGGCCCGGTCGCGGCGAAGGCGCACCTCGCGCCCTTCCTGCCCGGCCACCCGCAGGCGCAGCGCAACGTCCACGCGCTCGTGCAGGACGGGGTCGTCTCCACGATCGAGCACGGCGGCGCCCCGGTGTCGGCCGCGCCGTACGGGTCGCCGAGCATCCTCCCCATCAGCTGGGCCTACGTCCGCATGATGGGCGCCGAGGGCCTGAAGCAGGCGACGGGCGCCGCGGTGCTGTCGGCGAACTACATCGCCGCGCGCCTCCGCGACCACTACCCGGTGCTCTACGCGGGGGAGGACGGCCTCGTCGCGCACGAGTGCATCCTCGACCTGCGCCCGCTCACGGCCGCGACCGGCGTGACGGTGGACGACGTGGCCAAGCGCCTCGTCGACTACGGCTTCCACGCGCCCACCATGAGCTTCCCGGTCCCGGGCACGCTCATGGTCGAGCCCACGGAGAGCGAGGACCTCGCCGAGGTCGAGCGCTTCATCGCGGCGATGATCGGCATCAAGCAGGAGGCCGACTCGGTCGCCGCGGGCGAGTGGCCGGCCGACGACAACCCGCTCCGGAACGCGCCGCACACGGCCGAGTCGGTCATCGCGGGGGAGTGGACGCACGCGTACACGCGCGAGCGCGCCGTCTACCCGGTGTCGACGCTCGTGCGCGACAAGTACTGGCCGCCGGTGCGCCGCATCGACCAGGCCTACGGCGACCGCAACCTGTTCTGCGCCTGCCCGCCGCCGGAGGCGTTCGCCTGA
- the gcvH gene encoding glycine cleavage system protein GcvH produces MTDQTSLQYTAEHEWVQVDGDVATVGITAYAADKLGDVVFVELPAVGDELAGGEVVGEIESTKSVGELFAPIDGTVTEVNEEVVASPDLVNSDPFGSGWLVKVRFEALPTLLSHDEYVALVGE; encoded by the coding sequence ATGACCGACCAGACCAGCCTCCAGTACACCGCCGAGCACGAGTGGGTGCAGGTCGACGGCGACGTCGCGACCGTCGGCATCACGGCCTACGCCGCCGACAAGCTCGGCGACGTCGTCTTCGTCGAGCTGCCCGCGGTGGGCGACGAGCTCGCCGGCGGCGAGGTCGTGGGCGAGATCGAGTCGACCAAGTCGGTCGGCGAGCTCTTCGCGCCCATCGACGGCACGGTCACCGAGGTCAACGAGGAGGTCGTCGCCTCGCCCGACCTCGTGAACAGCGACCCGTTCGGATCCGGCTGGCTCGTCAAGGTGCGCTTCGAGGCGCTCCCGACGCTCCTCAGCCACGACGAGTACGTCGCGCTGGTGGGCGAGTGA
- the gcvT gene encoding glycine cleavage system aminomethyltransferase GcvT translates to MTDAPADTAPAAAAPAPPRRSPLHAVHEAAGASFTDFAGWLMPVRYTSDLAEHRAVREAAGIFDISHMAEIAVEGEGAARFLDSVLAGKLSAIAEWQAKYTLLLDPSGGIVDDLIVYRTGEESFLVVANAGNHDPVLAVLAEAAEGLDDVEVDDASDDVALIAVQGPVSRAILEATAGLETATPLEALRYYRATAARFAGQDVLVARTGYTGEDGYELYVATEDAVALWEALVAAGTPLGLLNTGLACRDTLRLEAGMPLYGHELGLHTLPVQAGVGKVVALAKEGDFRGRAAVEKGPDPAARVLVGLVTEGRRAPRADYPVYAEEVAGDSAEALEAVMEATEGAVAPVGIITSGALSPTLGHPVAMAYVDPALAAPGTRLTVDVRGTRVPATVVTLPFYSRKALA, encoded by the coding sequence ATGACCGACGCACCCGCCGACACCGCGCCTGCCGCGGCGGCCCCGGCCCCGCCCCGCCGATCCCCGCTGCACGCCGTGCACGAGGCCGCCGGCGCCTCCTTCACCGACTTCGCCGGCTGGCTCATGCCCGTCCGCTACACGAGCGACCTCGCCGAGCACCGCGCCGTGCGCGAGGCCGCCGGCATCTTCGACATCTCGCACATGGCCGAGATCGCCGTGGAGGGCGAGGGCGCCGCCCGCTTCCTCGACTCCGTGCTCGCCGGCAAGCTCTCGGCCATCGCCGAGTGGCAGGCGAAGTACACGCTGCTGCTGGATCCCTCGGGCGGCATCGTCGACGACCTCATCGTCTACCGCACCGGCGAGGAGTCCTTCCTCGTCGTCGCCAACGCGGGCAACCACGACCCCGTCCTCGCCGTGCTCGCCGAGGCGGCCGAGGGCCTCGACGACGTGGAGGTCGACGACGCGAGCGACGACGTCGCCCTCATCGCCGTGCAGGGTCCCGTGTCCCGCGCGATCCTCGAGGCCACCGCCGGGCTCGAGACCGCGACGCCGCTCGAGGCGCTCCGCTACTACCGCGCCACGGCCGCCCGCTTCGCCGGCCAGGACGTGCTCGTCGCCCGCACCGGCTACACGGGCGAGGACGGCTACGAGCTGTACGTCGCCACCGAGGACGCGGTCGCCCTGTGGGAGGCGCTCGTCGCCGCCGGCACGCCGCTCGGCCTGCTGAACACGGGCCTCGCCTGCCGCGACACGCTCCGCCTCGAGGCGGGCATGCCGCTCTACGGCCACGAGCTCGGCCTGCACACGCTGCCCGTGCAGGCCGGCGTCGGCAAGGTGGTCGCGCTCGCGAAGGAGGGCGACTTCCGCGGTCGCGCCGCCGTGGAGAAGGGCCCGGATCCCGCCGCCCGCGTGCTCGTCGGCCTCGTCACCGAGGGCCGCCGCGCGCCTCGCGCCGACTACCCCGTCTACGCCGAGGAGGTCGCGGGCGACTCCGCCGAGGCCCTCGAGGCCGTGATGGAGGCCACCGAGGGCGCCGTCGCGCCCGTTGGAATCATCACGAGCGGGGCCCTGTCGCCCACGCTCGGCCACCCCGTCGCCATGGCGTACGTGGATCCCGCGCTCGCCGCCCCCGGCACGCGCCTCACCGTCGACGTCCGCGGCACGCGCGTTCCCGCCACCGTCGTGACCCTCCCCTTCTACTCGCGAAAGGCCCTCGCATGA
- a CDS encoding SseB family protein, with translation MTDSQDREPTPLEQAIARGQAGESDMTAVLTEFINTVVVVPTATPLTPETDQLQPVLFDRDGVPMLAAFTHEDRIDEKVTSVADHVATIPAAELVQAIPEGTGLVINVGTTDGFEMMPEGVAQLADDVRRVIDQDDDVQPGTTAPAAPSPDAI, from the coding sequence ATGACCGATTCACAGGACCGAGAGCCCACCCCCCTCGAGCAGGCCATCGCGCGCGGCCAGGCCGGCGAGTCCGACATGACCGCCGTCCTCACGGAGTTCATCAACACCGTCGTCGTGGTGCCCACCGCCACGCCCCTGACCCCCGAGACCGACCAGCTCCAGCCGGTCCTCTTCGACCGCGACGGCGTGCCCATGCTCGCCGCCTTCACGCACGAGGACCGCATCGACGAGAAGGTCACGAGCGTCGCCGACCACGTCGCCACGATCCCCGCCGCCGAGCTCGTGCAGGCCATCCCCGAGGGCACCGGCCTCGTCATCAACGTCGGCACCACGGACGGCTTCGAGATGATGCCCGAGGGCGTCGCGCAGCTCGCCGACGACGTGCGCCGCGTCATCGACCAGGACGACGACGTCCAGCCCGGCACGACGGCCCCCGCCGCGCCGTCGCCCGACGCGATCTGA
- a CDS encoding BlaI/MecI/CopY family transcriptional regulator: MPIGRQRPRGELEAAIMDALWDADEPLTAKDVVARIPDPRPALTTVLTVLERLGQKGLVTRSDEARALTFAPARSRTDHAASLMSGALAATKDREAALLRFAGTLDGDDLTALRRALGADDPA, translated from the coding sequence GTGCCGATCGGACGCCAGCGCCCCCGCGGCGAGCTCGAGGCCGCCATCATGGACGCGCTCTGGGACGCCGACGAGCCGCTCACGGCCAAGGACGTCGTGGCCCGGATCCCGGATCCGCGCCCCGCCCTCACGACGGTGCTCACGGTGCTGGAGCGGCTCGGCCAGAAGGGCCTCGTCACGCGATCCGACGAGGCGCGCGCCCTCACGTTCGCGCCCGCGCGCTCCCGCACGGACCACGCGGCGTCCCTCATGTCGGGCGCGCTCGCAGCCACGAAGGACCGCGAGGCGGCGCTGCTGCGCTTCGCCGGCACGCTCGACGGCGACGACCTCACGGCGCTGCGCCGCGCGCTCGGCGCGGACGACCCGGCGTAG
- a CDS encoding copper resistance CopC family protein, whose amino-acid sequence MASPLHPRTPSALRRAALAAAAAALVVGGALIPAGPASAHDRLVGSTPAADATVTAEPGSIALDFSEDLLALDAQASGFAIQVVNASDGSFHEDGCVTIDGSTATSRIALGTAGTYQVTWRAVSSDSHPIDGTYSFTYAPAGDTVGGPAILQAPACGDAWAGSAPTATPEPEGTMTTQGGGSAAPAPTADAQSGESVPIADAAETTPVWVFLLIGLLILGAAVLVVLGVVRRSSRRFPGEDGRSVGGPTDGADDPR is encoded by the coding sequence ATGGCGTCTCCGCTCCACCCCCGCACCCCGTCCGCCCTCCGACGCGCCGCGCTCGCCGCGGCCGCCGCCGCGCTCGTCGTCGGGGGAGCGCTGATCCCGGCGGGCCCGGCGTCGGCGCACGACCGGCTCGTCGGATCCACGCCCGCGGCCGACGCCACCGTCACGGCCGAGCCCGGCAGCATCGCGCTCGACTTCAGCGAGGACCTCCTCGCGCTCGACGCGCAGGCCTCGGGCTTCGCGATCCAGGTCGTGAACGCCTCCGACGGCTCGTTCCACGAGGACGGCTGCGTCACGATCGACGGATCCACCGCCACGAGCCGCATCGCGCTCGGCACCGCCGGCACCTACCAGGTCACCTGGCGCGCGGTCTCGAGCGACAGCCACCCCATCGACGGCACCTACTCCTTCACCTACGCGCCCGCGGGCGACACGGTCGGCGGCCCGGCGATCCTCCAGGCCCCGGCCTGCGGCGACGCCTGGGCGGGCAGCGCGCCCACCGCGACGCCCGAGCCCGAGGGCACCATGACCACGCAGGGCGGCGGATCCGCGGCGCCCGCTCCCACGGCCGACGCGCAGTCGGGCGAGTCCGTGCCGATCGCCGACGCCGCGGAGACGACGCCCGTGTGGGTGTTCCTCCTCATCGGCCTCCTGATCCTCGGGGCGGCCGTGCTCGTGGTCCTCGGCGTCGTGCGCCGCTCGTCGCGACGCTTCCCGGGCGAGGACGGCCGGAGCGTCGGCGGGCCGACCGACGGGGCCGACGACCCGCGCTAG
- a CDS encoding PP2C family protein-serine/threonine phosphatase has product MLDSLTLRVAFGVTSLVLLLLFALVTYRGTRSSFSFWWCAALALFMTGSLAYLLDGTANQVWGNPLGNALIVAGAASVWMGSRSLRDRPTPWWLVVGPAALITAVSSADSPATNDWSGGPLFLTLMTTLIGLSCREFVLLDARRSRTRWPLLLASGALALYYGGRLVAFLASGPRSDLFTGWFGTPSTALITLVLLVVVSFSMASLSGEQAAKAHAARAARSRQELDEGGGVQRRLLPRSVPDLPGYEVAGACVPSGAVSGDFFDWQRTPDGLVVTLADVMGKGVGAAVIAATVRASLRIALPNEDPGRTMSVVDRAVEPDLEANDAFVTLLHLRLDAATGDVTAVDAGHGLGVVCRADGTREPIPSRNLPLGALGTQEWATSAVRLDPGDLLLVCSDGVLDLFDGSVESLDLAVDAASSAGGSAEDAVAGITGLAEGRSLPDDVTVVAVRRVGTEAREAALR; this is encoded by the coding sequence TTGCTCGACTCGCTCACGCTCCGCGTCGCCTTCGGCGTCACCTCCCTGGTGCTGCTGCTGCTCTTCGCGCTCGTCACCTACCGCGGCACGCGCTCGTCCTTCAGCTTCTGGTGGTGCGCGGCGCTGGCGCTGTTCATGACGGGATCGCTCGCCTACCTCCTCGACGGCACCGCGAACCAGGTCTGGGGCAACCCGCTCGGGAACGCGCTCATCGTGGCGGGCGCCGCGTCCGTGTGGATGGGCAGCCGCTCCCTCCGCGACCGGCCGACGCCGTGGTGGCTCGTCGTGGGTCCGGCCGCGCTGATCACCGCGGTGTCGAGCGCCGACTCGCCCGCGACGAACGACTGGTCGGGCGGACCCCTCTTCCTCACGCTGATGACGACGCTGATCGGGCTGTCCTGCCGCGAGTTCGTGCTGCTCGACGCGCGGCGCTCGCGCACCCGGTGGCCGCTGCTGCTCGCGTCCGGCGCGCTCGCGCTGTACTACGGCGGCCGCCTCGTCGCCTTCCTCGCATCCGGACCCCGGAGCGACCTCTTCACGGGCTGGTTCGGCACGCCGTCGACTGCCCTGATCACGCTCGTGCTCCTCGTGGTGGTGTCGTTCAGCATGGCGTCGTTGAGCGGCGAGCAGGCCGCGAAGGCGCACGCGGCGCGCGCCGCCCGATCCCGGCAGGAGCTCGACGAGGGCGGCGGCGTGCAGCGCCGGCTCCTCCCCCGGTCGGTGCCGGACCTCCCGGGCTACGAGGTCGCGGGCGCGTGCGTGCCGAGCGGCGCCGTGAGCGGCGACTTCTTCGACTGGCAGCGGACGCCCGACGGCCTCGTCGTCACCCTGGCCGACGTGATGGGCAAGGGCGTGGGCGCCGCGGTGATCGCCGCGACCGTGCGGGCCTCGCTCCGGATCGCGCTGCCGAACGAGGATCCGGGACGCACGATGTCCGTCGTCGACCGGGCCGTCGAGCCCGACCTCGAGGCGAACGACGCCTTCGTCACGCTGCTGCACCTGCGGCTCGACGCCGCGACGGGCGACGTCACGGCCGTCGACGCCGGGCACGGCCTCGGGGTGGTCTGCCGCGCGGACGGCACCCGGGAGCCGATCCCCTCGCGCAACCTGCCGCTCGGGGCGCTGGGCACGCAGGAGTGGGCGACGAGCGCGGTGCGCCTCGATCCCGGCGACCTGCTGCTCGTCTGCAGCGACGGCGTCCTCGACCTCTTCGACGGCTCGGTCGAGTCGCTCGACCTCGCCGTCGACGCCGCGTCGTCCGCCGGGGGCTCCGCGGAGGACGCGGTCGCGGGCATCACGGGGCTCGCGGAAGGGCGGTCGCTGCCGGACGACGTGACGGTGGTGGCGGTCCGGCGCGTCGGCACCGAGGCACGGGAGGCCGCGCTCCGCTGA
- a CDS encoding ChaB family protein, with translation MAPDDDMPSTIRRSPEHAQATWSAAHAAAEERYGSGERAERTAYAALKHGFEKVGDHWEPKDEAGPSDDGAERRGAGTAGGVDANASKAHLMEVARRLDVGGRSRMTKDELVEGIRKANDRETRRARERDS, from the coding sequence GTGGCACCGGACGACGACATGCCGAGCACCATCCGCCGCTCCCCCGAGCACGCGCAGGCGACCTGGTCGGCGGCGCACGCCGCGGCCGAGGAGCGGTACGGATCCGGCGAGCGCGCCGAGCGCACCGCCTACGCCGCGCTCAAGCACGGCTTCGAGAAGGTCGGCGACCATTGGGAGCCGAAGGACGAAGCGGGCCCGTCGGACGACGGCGCCGAGCGGCGCGGCGCGGGCACGGCCGGCGGCGTCGACGCGAACGCCTCGAAGGCGCATCTGATGGAGGTCGCGCGTCGCCTCGACGTGGGCGGCCGCAGCCGCATGACGAAGGACGAGCTGGTCGAGGGGATCCGGAAGGCGAACGACCGGGAGACCCGGAGGGCGCGCGAGCGCGACAGCTGA
- a CDS encoding GNAT family N-acetyltransferase, with protein MPDLATDRLLLRAYTEADASFLLDLHSRPDVQRWLGSGQVQTDPAQAAARAARYAALDHPVRGIWAIADRDGGALLGTLLLKDLPASPDPVAADDPAPRDVPEEGETEIGWHLHPDAWGRGIATEAARRVLAHAADGGLARVLAVTDPANAASQAVARRIGMRDLGRTRAYYGTECELFRIDLP; from the coding sequence ATGCCCGACCTCGCCACCGACCGCCTGCTCCTGCGCGCCTACACGGAGGCCGACGCGTCCTTCCTGCTCGACCTGCACTCGCGCCCCGACGTGCAGCGCTGGCTCGGCTCGGGCCAGGTGCAGACGGATCCCGCGCAGGCCGCCGCGCGCGCCGCCCGCTACGCCGCGCTCGACCACCCCGTGCGCGGCATCTGGGCGATCGCCGACCGCGACGGCGGCGCCCTCCTCGGCACGCTGCTGCTCAAGGACCTGCCGGCGTCCCCCGATCCGGTCGCCGCCGACGACCCCGCCCCGCGCGACGTCCCCGAGGAGGGCGAGACCGAGATCGGCTGGCACCTGCACCCGGACGCCTGGGGCCGCGGCATCGCGACCGAGGCGGCCCGCCGGGTGCTCGCCCACGCGGCCGACGGCGGCCTCGCGCGCGTCCTCGCGGTGACGGACCCGGCGAACGCGGCCTCGCAGGCGGTGGCCCGCCGCATCGGCATGCGCGACCTCGGCCGCACGCGCGCCTACTACGGCACGGAGTGCGAGCTGTTCCGGATCGACCTGCCCTAG
- a CDS encoding zinc-ribbon domain-containing protein: protein MPEPVDAWWARRRWSRGLDVPYPVGTYREAWASFPVLIRQYHPEFNRGITLTQVPPAADVLLTWQCDVGHVFVATPEEQRMRPGRERRRSSWCPDCAEAAAPRTPVLPMADRVRWPGASPLVAGPVAGGSAAPTGSASAGSRPSPADSPRVRRGSRDGMPSARGTGRDRRGKDGTPGGAARAGASATAPAAAPARTASAAAAAAAAPGPAVRRSAPGSAATPARARRSPGVCAKTPDLPVGEPFASACAPPPASAVEERLRQDLAARLEHTPGLNAVRLARPFFEHLEAWPDILLPELRVAIEYDSTGRHGLEHVGRREEADRRKDRALRAAGWEVIRIRTGKLPPLGPYDLCVSGLTRGTVDALLDRLREIRGPLFVDAYLREAPPSAAAG, encoded by the coding sequence ATGCCCGAACCGGTGGATGCGTGGTGGGCGCGGCGCCGCTGGTCGCGCGGCCTCGACGTGCCGTACCCGGTGGGCACCTACCGGGAGGCGTGGGCGTCGTTCCCCGTGCTCATCCGGCAGTACCACCCCGAGTTCAACCGCGGCATCACGCTCACCCAGGTGCCGCCCGCGGCCGACGTCCTCCTCACCTGGCAGTGCGACGTCGGCCACGTCTTCGTCGCGACCCCCGAGGAGCAGCGGATGCGGCCGGGCCGCGAGCGCCGCCGCTCGTCCTGGTGCCCGGACTGCGCGGAGGCCGCCGCCCCGCGCACGCCCGTGCTGCCGATGGCCGACCGGGTGCGCTGGCCGGGGGCGTCGCCGCTCGTCGCGGGGCCCGTGGCGGGCGGATCCGCCGCGCCGACCGGCAGCGCGTCCGCGGGGTCGCGCCCCTCGCCCGCCGACTCCCCGCGGGTCCGGCGCGGATCGCGCGACGGCATGCCGTCCGCGCGCGGCACCGGACGCGACCGGCGGGGGAAGGACGGCACGCCGGGCGGCGCCGCGCGAGCCGGGGCGTCAGCTACCGCGCCGGCCGCCGCGCCCGCCCGCACAGCGTCAGCCGCTGCCGCTGCCGCTGCCGCACCCGGCCCCGCGGTCCGCCGGTCGGCTCCCGGATCCGCCGCGACCCCCGCCCGCGCGCGCCGCTCCCCCGGCGTCTGCGCGAAGACGCCCGACCTCCCCGTCGGCGAGCCGTTCGCGAGCGCGTGCGCGCCGCCGCCCGCGTCCGCCGTGGAGGAGCGCCTCCGCCAGGACCTCGCCGCGCGCCTGGAGCACACGCCGGGCCTCAACGCCGTGCGCCTCGCGCGGCCGTTCTTCGAGCACCTCGAGGCGTGGCCCGACATCCTGCTGCCGGAGCTGCGGGTCGCGATCGAGTACGACTCCACGGGTCGCCACGGCCTCGAGCACGTCGGCCGCCGCGAGGAGGCCGACCGGCGCAAGGACCGCGCGCTCCGGGCAGCCGGCTGGGAGGTGATCCGCATCCGCACGGGCAAGCTGCCACCCCTCGGCCCCTACGACCTGTGCGTCTCGGGCCTCACGCGCGGCACGGTGGACGCGCTCCTCGACCGCCTGCGCGAGATCCGCGGGCCGCTGTTCGTGGACGCCTACCTGCGCGAGGCGCCGCCGTCCGCCGCCGCCGGCTGA
- a CDS encoding GIY-YIG nuclease family protein, with the protein MTSRRSPGRRAVARGGAEIGSRAVAVACRADDCGDPAESGAPVPLCAAHLVAAAEWAERERGVEDALPSPCPACGSRLGVRFPSAWLCAVCEWRHGEHPDGELAPPRVDVVYYIRFGDRMKIGTSANPRQRLGALRHDELLAFERGGRAVERARHERFARQRYARTEWFALDAELRAHVAALAAGQPDPWELLARWRSEALALRIS; encoded by the coding sequence ATGACGTCGAGACGATCCCCGGGGCGGCGCGCGGTCGCCCGCGGCGGTGCCGAGATCGGATCCCGGGCCGTCGCGGTCGCCTGCCGGGCGGACGACTGCGGGGATCCGGCCGAGTCCGGCGCCCCCGTCCCGCTGTGCGCGGCGCACCTCGTCGCCGCGGCCGAGTGGGCGGAGCGCGAGCGGGGCGTGGAGGACGCGCTGCCGTCGCCGTGCCCGGCGTGCGGATCCCGCCTCGGCGTCCGCTTCCCCTCCGCGTGGCTGTGCGCGGTGTGCGAGTGGCGGCACGGCGAGCACCCGGACGGGGAGCTGGCGCCGCCTCGCGTGGACGTCGTGTACTACATCCGCTTCGGCGACCGGATGAAGATCGGCACGAGCGCGAACCCGAGGCAGCGGCTCGGCGCGCTCCGGCACGACGAGCTGCTGGCCTTCGAGCGCGGCGGCCGGGCGGTGGAGCGGGCGCGACACGAGCGGTTCGCGCGGCAGCGGTACGCCCGCACCGAGTGGTTCGCGCTCGACGCCGAGCTGCGCGCGCACGTGGCGGCGCTCGCGGCCGGGCAGCCGGATCCGTGGGAGCTGCTCGCGCGTTGGCGCAGCGAGGCGCTGGCGCTGCGGATCAGCTGA